The following proteins come from a genomic window of Vallitaleaceae bacterium 9-2:
- a CDS encoding flagellin codes for MRINNNLMAMNTHRALGSANNNISKSMEKLSSGYRINRAGDDAAGLSISEKMRAQVRGLTQASRNAQDGISMIQTAEGALNETQAILQRMRELAVQAANDTNVSADRTAISDELSELSAEIDRIATSTTFNEKNLLDGSLSATGATLQIGANCGVSMTVTIGDMQAAALGVDAISGSVSTHADATAAIDTINDAIETVSAERSKLGANQNRLEHTIKNLDNAAENIQAAESRVRDVDMAKEMMEMTKQNILQQASTAMLAQANQAPQSVLQLLG; via the coding sequence ATGAGAATTAATAATAACTTAATGGCAATGAACACTCACAGAGCATTGGGATCAGCTAACAACAATATTTCTAAATCAATGGAAAAATTATCTTCAGGTTATAGAATTAACCGTGCAGGCGACGACGCAGCTGGTTTATCAATCAGTGAAAAAATGCGTGCTCAAGTTCGTGGTTTAACTCAAGCATCACGAAACGCACAAGACGGTATTTCTATGATTCAAACAGCTGAAGGTGCTCTTAACGAAACACAAGCTATTCTTCAAAGAATGCGTGAATTAGCAGTTCAAGCAGCTAACGATACAAACGTATCTGCAGATAGAACAGCGATTAGTGATGAGTTGTCAGAACTTAGTGCTGAGATTGATCGTATTGCAACTTCTACAACATTCAACGAAAAGAACTTGCTTGATGGTAGTTTATCAGCTACAGGAGCTACTCTTCAAATCGGTGCTAACTGTGGCGTAAGCATGACAGTTACTATTGGTGATATGCAAGCAGCAGCTTTAGGCGTTGATGCTATTTCTGGAAGTGTTAGCACACATGCTGATGCAACTGCAGCGATTGATACAATCAACGATGCAATTGAAACAGTATCTGCTGAAAGATCAAAACTTGGTGCAAACCAAAACAGACTTGAGCATACAATTAAGAACTTAGACAATGCAGCTGAAAATATTCAAGCAGCAGAATCTCGTGTTCGTGACGTTGATATGGCGAAAGAAATGATGGAGATGACAAAACAAAATATTCTTCAACAAGCTTCTACTGCTATGTTAGCTCAAGCAAACCAAGCTCCACAAAGTGTATTACAATTATTAGGATAA
- a CDS encoding glycosyltransferase, translating into MISVCIIAKNEETNIERCLKSLESYNFEIIVVDTGSTDRTKEIALQYTNGVFDYEWADDFSGARNFAIEQATNDYILMIDCDEYVKQLQYDQLVALIGEPKNEVGRITRVNTFWRNSEKNRIQERVSRIFNRKFFKYQGRIHEQIVRKDGEDYSTYIVPVVLEHTGYDGDVTFIKEKTSRNIRLLLLDLEEIGDDPYVLYQLGKSYYMQADYLKACQFFSRALEHDLNPEAEFVIDLVETYGYALLNSEQYAQALQFENIYQEFGGRPEFKFLMGLIYMNNGEFNQAIKEFDKTAQYDYADTEGITSYKAYYNMGVIYQCLGDIKNAKIYYKKCGDYRLAQNMLSELER; encoded by the coding sequence ATGATATCAGTATGCATTATTGCAAAAAATGAAGAAACAAATATTGAACGATGCTTAAAAAGCCTGGAATCCTATAATTTTGAAATTATTGTTGTGGATACAGGTTCGACAGACCGCACAAAAGAAATTGCCCTTCAATACACCAACGGTGTATTTGACTATGAATGGGCGGATGACTTTAGCGGCGCCCGTAACTTTGCTATTGAACAAGCGACAAATGATTATATTTTGATGATTGACTGTGATGAATATGTAAAACAGTTACAGTATGATCAATTGGTTGCTCTTATTGGGGAACCTAAAAATGAAGTAGGAAGAATTACGCGTGTCAATACGTTCTGGAGAAATTCGGAAAAGAACCGTATTCAAGAGCGGGTTAGTCGAATTTTTAATCGGAAGTTCTTTAAATATCAAGGAAGAATACATGAACAAATCGTTCGCAAAGATGGAGAAGATTATTCGACATACATTGTTCCTGTTGTCTTAGAGCATACGGGCTATGATGGTGATGTGACGTTCATAAAAGAAAAAACGTCAAGAAACATTCGCTTATTGCTTTTAGACTTAGAGGAAATAGGCGATGATCCATATGTTCTTTATCAACTAGGTAAATCCTATTATATGCAGGCGGATTACTTGAAAGCATGCCAATTTTTTTCACGAGCGTTGGAGCATGATTTAAATCCGGAGGCAGAGTTTGTGATTGACTTAGTTGAAACTTATGGGTATGCATTGCTTAACTCAGAACAATATGCGCAAGCACTTCAGTTTGAGAATATTTATCAAGAATTTGGAGGGCGTCCAGAGTTTAAGTTTTTAATGGGATTGATATATATGAACAATGGCGAGTTTAATCAAGCCATCAAGGAATTTGATAAAACGGCTCAATATGATTATGCCGATACCGAAGGAATCACCTCCTATAAGGCATACTACAATATGGGCGTGATTTATCAATGTTTAGGCGATATAAAAAATGCGAAAATATATTACAAAAAGTGTGGAGATTATAGATTAGCACAGAATATGCTAAGCGAATTGGAGCGATAA
- a CDS encoding flagellar assembly protein FliW, whose translation MEIMTKHFGNVDIDETKVITFEDGIFGFKEMKDFILLYDQGEEGGALVWLQAVKDPKTCLPLINPMMWFPDYAPEVEDDLIASIGQLDPKVLDIFTVVVIPDKIEQMTTNLKAPILINRETKKGRQVIANDETYDIRHNLYQQMKLMSKGGE comes from the coding sequence ATGGAAATAATGACAAAGCATTTTGGAAATGTGGACATTGATGAAACAAAAGTGATTACCTTTGAAGATGGAATATTTGGATTTAAAGAGATGAAAGACTTTATTTTGCTGTATGATCAAGGTGAAGAAGGGGGAGCCCTTGTTTGGCTTCAAGCAGTTAAAGACCCCAAGACGTGTCTTCCATTAATTAATCCGATGATGTGGTTTCCAGATTATGCACCAGAGGTAGAGGATGACTTGATTGCTTCTATAGGCCAACTAGACCCGAAGGTACTCGATATTTTTACAGTGGTGGTTATTCCGGATAAGATTGAGCAGATGACAACAAATCTAAAAGCGCCAATACTGATTAATCGTGAGACAAAAAAAGGGCGCCAGGTCATTGCAAATGATGAAACGTATGATATACGTCACAATTTGTATCAGCAGATGAAGTTGATGTCAAAGGGTGGTGAATAG
- a CDS encoding glycosyltransferase: MRISLCMIVKDEIENIEKCLEYALPNVDETIIVDTGSTDGTREVLSRFEHDEKIKVIDAIWEDDFSKARNISIKEATGDYILVLDADERLFCQRENLEKKLKQSDKDVFFVPIYSIYENKEMSVSRSMIRLYKNINPHYKGAIHEQIHIDGNTQMGDVIDSDVAKIYHYGYSESVFEEKEKQKRNMQIIKKQIQEEPYDPFHRYNKGVMELMAKNYKTAMKDFVKAHELSHGVRKGFHNDMMINMIKCLILQNKYQKVIDFIKPLMNDPFFKELPDIYYFLGMAFRQLKRYDLAIKNLEKAIYIGDTDKGLSLYGAGSYLSLLEWARTLADQSRMDEAIEKYKQALKNPNNHNHNGQEEFLQLMQKMNKEEQYNAFVKSLENGKNNKPVIDETFKTQIKEKIKALINTNSIADAKMLIDEYLKLDTEDADIYSLNGVIYILEKNYPKAIERLEIGYTLDSTNDDLIYNLAYAWEVSGNKAKALKYYQALLALPGQSEDREILQKIEELSR; the protein is encoded by the coding sequence ATGAGAATAAGTTTATGTATGATTGTTAAAGACGAAATCGAAAATATTGAAAAGTGTTTAGAATATGCCTTACCCAATGTCGATGAGACTATTATTGTCGATACAGGTTCGACAGATGGGACACGAGAAGTGTTAAGCCGATTTGAACACGACGAAAAAATCAAAGTCATCGACGCAATATGGGAAGATGATTTTAGTAAAGCAAGAAATATCTCTATCAAAGAGGCAACTGGAGACTATATTCTTGTGTTGGATGCAGATGAACGTCTGTTTTGCCAACGCGAAAACTTAGAGAAAAAACTAAAGCAATCGGACAAGGATGTTTTTTTTGTTCCGATATATAGCATCTATGAAAATAAGGAAATGTCCGTATCACGGTCGATGATACGTTTATATAAAAATATAAATCCGCACTATAAAGGTGCAATCCATGAACAAATTCATATTGATGGAAACACTCAGATGGGTGATGTCATTGATAGTGACGTAGCTAAAATATATCATTATGGATATAGTGAATCTGTATTTGAAGAAAAAGAAAAACAAAAGCGTAATATGCAAATCATAAAAAAACAGATTCAAGAAGAACCTTATGACCCTTTCCATCGCTATAACAAAGGGGTTATGGAATTAATGGCCAAGAATTATAAAACGGCGATGAAGGATTTTGTAAAGGCACATGAATTAAGTCATGGTGTACGCAAAGGATTTCATAATGATATGATGATTAATATGATTAAGTGCTTGATATTGCAAAACAAATATCAAAAAGTCATTGATTTTATTAAACCATTAATGAATGATCCTTTTTTTAAAGAATTACCAGATATATATTATTTTTTAGGCATGGCCTTTAGACAACTTAAGCGTTATGATTTGGCTATCAAAAATTTGGAAAAAGCAATATATATTGGTGATACAGATAAAGGGCTTTCGCTATATGGAGCCGGAAGTTATTTATCCTTGTTAGAGTGGGCAAGAACCCTTGCAGATCAGTCGCGTATGGATGAAGCCATCGAAAAGTATAAGCAAGCTCTTAAAAATCCCAACAACCATAACCACAATGGACAGGAAGAATTTTTACAACTGATGCAAAAGATGAATAAAGAAGAACAATACAATGCGTTTGTAAAAAGTCTTGAAAACGGTAAAAATAATAAACCGGTTATCGATGAAACGTTTAAGACACAAATAAAAGAAAAAATAAAAGCACTGATTAACACGAATTCTATAGCAGATGCGAAGATGCTTATTGATGAGTATCTAAAGCTAGATACAGAGGATGCGGATATATATTCCCTTAACGGTGTGATTTATATATTGGAAAAAAATTATCCAAAGGCTATCGAACGCTTAGAGATCGGATATACATTAGATAGCACCAATGATGATCTAATATATAATCTTGCTTATGCATGGGAAGTGTCTGGCAATAAAGCGAAGGCGCTAAAGTATTATCAGGCACTGCTTGCATTGCCTGGGCAATCAGAAGATCGCGAGATCCTTCAAAAAATTGAGGAATTAAGTAGATAG
- the flgL gene encoding flagellar hook-associated protein FlgL, whose translation MRITNTMMTNNILTNVNRNRKTMSLLEQQMASGKKIQKASENPIIASRALKFRTTISQISQYKTNSEDAMSWLEVTEQSIANTTDILKRVRYLSVQGSNDPLTTQNRESIISELKELKEQLENEGNVSYAGRYMFTGYQTDSSLVFNEASTDTYEITENFSQENVETVKRVFDDGSGHPAIHEVKRIRLGYSELDAAGVSSAELSAAGFTIVNKNSTDADAYNVGANTVHFIEDTGELVFNTTDAETLPDFSMTYQKSGFTKGDIKPDHYFESTNLTTGDTFSPENEAMNYQVSYSQTLQVNEMGNNVITKDLIRDLEEIIKEVQNIEGNGALDDELKEDLLGETFTKLIGKMDGHIQNNLNITAEIGGKVNRLELTKDRLESDSLNFTDLMSENEDVDMAEVLIRFSSMEVVYNASLSASARIIQPSLLDFIR comes from the coding sequence ATGCGCATAACTAATACAATGATGACAAATAATATTTTGACAAATGTCAATCGAAATAGAAAAACAATGTCGTTGTTAGAACAGCAGATGGCTAGTGGGAAAAAAATACAAAAGGCATCTGAAAACCCTATTATTGCATCACGTGCATTGAAATTTCGAACAACTATTAGTCAGATTAGTCAATACAAAACAAACTCTGAAGATGCTATGAGCTGGCTTGAAGTGACAGAACAGTCCATTGCCAATACGACAGATATTCTTAAGCGCGTACGCTATCTATCTGTTCAAGGATCGAATGATCCGCTGACCACGCAAAATCGAGAAAGTATTATCTCAGAACTTAAAGAGCTTAAGGAACAACTTGAAAATGAAGGAAATGTATCTTATGCAGGACGCTATATGTTTACGGGATATCAAACAGACAGTTCATTAGTCTTTAATGAAGCTTCAACAGATACGTATGAAATTACAGAAAACTTTTCTCAAGAGAATGTTGAAACCGTCAAGCGTGTCTTTGACGATGGATCAGGACATCCTGCAATTCACGAAGTTAAGCGAATCCGCTTAGGATACAGTGAGCTAGACGCAGCCGGAGTAAGTTCGGCCGAGCTTAGTGCAGCAGGATTTACGATTGTCAATAAAAATTCAACAGATGCTGATGCATATAATGTAGGGGCTAATACAGTCCATTTCATAGAAGATACAGGTGAATTAGTATTTAACACAACAGATGCAGAGACTTTACCGGATTTTTCAATGACCTATCAAAAGTCAGGTTTTACGAAAGGTGATATTAAGCCGGATCATTATTTTGAATCAACAAATTTAACAACCGGAGATACATTTTCTCCAGAAAATGAGGCGATGAATTATCAGGTTTCCTATAGCCAGACGCTTCAAGTTAATGAAATGGGAAATAATGTCATCACGAAGGATTTGATTCGTGATCTAGAAGAAATCATTAAAGAAGTACAGAATATAGAAGGAAATGGCGCTTTGGATGATGAGCTAAAGGAAGATTTACTTGGGGAAACCTTTACAAAGCTTATTGGAAAGATGGATGGACATATTCAGAACAACTTAAACATTACAGCGGAAATCGGAGGAAAAGTCAATCGTCTTGAACTGACAAAAGACCGATTAGAATCGGATTCGTTGAATTTTACAGATTTGATGTCTGAAAATGAAGATGTGGATATGGCAGAAGTTTTGATACGCTTTTCATCGATGGAAGTCGTTTATAATGCATCTTTATCTGCTAGCGCAAGAATTATTCAACCATCGCTGTTGGATTTTATTCGATAA
- a CDS encoding Gfo/Idh/MocA family oxidoreductase, which yields MKKVITYGSFDLFHEGHYNLLKRAKELGDYLIVGITTEYYDMQRGKMNVIDSLLDRIENVKNSGFADEIIIEDHDGQKLEDIIKYKIDIFTVGSDWIGTFDFLREYCEVIYLERTKYVSSTMLRDSRFPIIKLGMIGTGRIAKRFPDELKYVSGINLNAVYNPNLNSAKAYKKMFELDLATDQLEEFYENVDAVNIASPHETHYTYILDALNHGKHVLCEKPLCLSSQQAINAYALAKEKNLVLMEGIKTAYAPGFVQLIGVARSGIIGNIRDVEACFTKLVPTDCRELTDQKYGGSFTELASYTLLPIIKLMGCNYENVHFESLKSENGLDIYTKAYFYYKNALATSKTGLGIKSEGQLLISGTKGYILVKSPWWLTKGFEICFEDTSQNEYIKTKFLGDGLRYEISDLVKRINGRSKHIKDRLTQEESIAMATLMEKFLEHRSLEDIE from the coding sequence ATGAAAAAAGTAATTACATATGGTTCGTTTGATCTATTCCACGAAGGGCATTATAATCTTTTAAAACGAGCTAAAGAGTTGGGCGATTATTTGATTGTGGGGATTACAACAGAATACTATGATATGCAGCGCGGTAAAATGAATGTTATCGATTCCTTGCTTGATCGGATTGAAAATGTCAAGAATTCAGGATTTGCAGATGAAATCATTATTGAAGATCATGACGGACAAAAACTTGAAGACATCATTAAATATAAAATAGATATCTTTACCGTTGGTTCTGACTGGATTGGAACATTTGATTTTTTGAGAGAATATTGTGAAGTTATTTATTTGGAGCGAACGAAATATGTATCAAGTACTATGTTAAGAGATTCACGTTTTCCAATTATCAAGTTGGGGATGATTGGAACGGGAAGAATTGCAAAGCGTTTTCCCGATGAGTTAAAATATGTTAGTGGTATTAATTTGAACGCTGTGTATAATCCAAATTTGAACAGTGCCAAAGCCTATAAGAAAATGTTTGAACTCGATTTGGCAACGGATCAGTTAGAGGAATTTTATGAAAATGTTGATGCGGTTAATATAGCATCTCCCCATGAAACACACTATACATATATTCTTGATGCATTAAACCATGGTAAGCATGTCCTATGTGAAAAACCATTGTGTTTATCTTCACAGCAGGCCATTAACGCCTATGCCTTGGCTAAAGAGAAGAATTTGGTCTTGATGGAAGGTATAAAAACGGCTTATGCGCCTGGATTTGTACAGCTTATTGGTGTTGCCAGAAGTGGTATTATTGGAAATATTCGTGATGTTGAAGCCTGCTTTACCAAACTAGTGCCGACAGATTGTCGTGAACTGACAGATCAAAAATATGGTGGATCATTTACAGAATTAGCATCATATACCTTGTTGCCGATTATTAAACTGATGGGCTGCAATTATGAGAATGTACATTTTGAGAGTTTGAAGTCGGAAAATGGACTGGATATATACACAAAAGCTTATTTTTATTATAAAAATGCGTTGGCTACATCTAAAACCGGATTAGGCATTAAGTCCGAAGGGCAGTTGCTAATATCGGGGACCAAAGGATATATTTTAGTCAAATCGCCATGGTGGTTAACAAAAGGGTTTGAAATATGCTTTGAAGATACATCCCAAAATGAATACATCAAGACAAAATTTTTAGGTGATGGCTTACGCTACGAAATTAGCGATTTAGTGAAGCGGATTAATGGACGCTCTAAGCACATAAAGGATCGGTTGACACAAGAAGAATCCATTGCAATGGCAACATTGATGGAAAAGTTTTTAGAACATCGTAGCTTGGAGGATATAGAATGA
- a CDS encoding glycerophosphodiester phosphodiesterase family protein, with the protein MDERQTLEFTLGLRTTLIEGQLLPNSPYHMATEVIYHGAKGSKILFDSDQYVYAIALYSKRLNQEYMVEYKYQNESNWTTYTKNLSPQSYGTRSFVFDKEYYFRICIKHKERRRLNYLDVIQATQSLQFVYVKPAYQEKKYFEQECIRVAQRINQQTGQIRRPLSLALITDTHYCVGGTWEDTAHNLLAVHQKSGFDAVVHLGDLTDGLTSAKVTSYYASKVIDDMEQCQVPLYVVIGNHDTNYFHGNPDILSEQEQIDLYLKKIETTKPYYYVDFEMQHLRCFFLSSFNASQPVRYGYFEEELQWLQASLESMENGGNILIFSHDAPIAQLDYWSECIRNGDKLIEILEQYNMRDTYHILGLFYGHTHADYIYEGCSFPIVSIACNKCEAFNDKKPEGVHVPKRMMNHVSQDLWETMIVDVDQKKLHLVRFGAGESRMIDCVKKKVYKQTLGEEKLQKNQYHQTKIWAHRGLMSYAPENTMPAFELAYEHGADGIELDVQLTKDGEIVIIHDETIDRVSNGSGYVKDYTLNALKKFNFNQRFPEYGKVSILTLEQVYAFIKNTRMYINVELKNNHIPYQGLEEKVIQLTQAMGMQERVLYSSFNHQSMNKIKALDKKAKVAYLYTKDIIPACDFNEEQSEIILHVLPMHLKHHGFLEACHKSKIKVQVWNINTEDDLRWVKTLGVEGVITNSVIRATTIFNQS; encoded by the coding sequence ATGGATGAGAGACAGACCTTGGAGTTTACCCTTGGTTTACGGACAACGCTAATAGAAGGGCAACTTCTACCAAATTCCCCGTATCATATGGCAACAGAAGTTATCTATCATGGTGCTAAAGGGTCAAAAATCTTATTTGATTCCGATCAGTATGTATATGCCATTGCATTGTATTCAAAACGGTTGAATCAAGAATACATGGTTGAATACAAATATCAAAATGAAAGCAATTGGACGACATATACAAAAAATCTATCGCCCCAATCGTATGGAACGCGTTCCTTTGTCTTTGATAAGGAATATTACTTTCGAATATGCATTAAACATAAAGAGAGGCGTCGCCTGAACTATTTGGATGTTATTCAGGCAACACAGAGTTTGCAGTTTGTATATGTCAAGCCAGCATACCAAGAAAAAAAATACTTTGAGCAAGAATGCATACGTGTGGCTCAAAGAATAAATCAGCAGACTGGACAGATAAGACGTCCACTGAGTTTAGCTTTGATTACGGATACCCACTATTGTGTTGGCGGAACATGGGAAGACACAGCACACAATCTGTTAGCGGTTCACCAAAAAAGTGGGTTTGATGCAGTTGTTCATTTGGGAGACTTGACCGATGGATTGACCTCAGCCAAAGTCACAAGCTACTATGCAAGTAAAGTTATCGATGATATGGAACAATGTCAAGTTCCTTTGTATGTTGTCATCGGAAATCATGATACAAATTACTTCCATGGAAATCCAGATATATTGAGTGAACAAGAACAGATTGACCTATACTTGAAAAAAATAGAAACGACCAAGCCTTATTATTATGTTGACTTTGAAATGCAACACTTAAGATGCTTTTTTTTGTCGTCATTTAATGCTTCACAACCTGTTCGCTATGGGTATTTTGAAGAAGAACTTCAGTGGCTACAAGCATCTTTAGAGAGCATGGAAAATGGAGGGAATATTTTGATTTTTTCCCATGACGCACCGATAGCCCAATTGGATTATTGGAGTGAGTGTATTCGTAATGGGGACAAATTAATAGAAATTCTTGAACAATATAATATGCGTGATACCTATCATATTCTTGGACTTTTTTATGGACATACTCACGCAGATTATATCTATGAGGGCTGTAGTTTTCCTATAGTATCTATTGCATGTAATAAATGTGAAGCCTTCAATGATAAAAAACCAGAAGGGGTGCATGTTCCCAAGCGCATGATGAACCATGTATCTCAAGACTTATGGGAGACGATGATTGTAGATGTTGATCAAAAAAAGTTGCATCTAGTTCGTTTTGGAGCTGGAGAAAGCCGAATGATTGATTGTGTCAAGAAAAAAGTCTACAAGCAGACGCTAGGAGAAGAAAAACTACAAAAAAATCAATACCATCAAACAAAAATATGGGCGCATCGAGGGCTTATGTCCTATGCACCGGAAAATACAATGCCGGCTTTTGAATTGGCCTATGAGCACGGCGCTGATGGGATAGAACTAGACGTTCAATTGACAAAAGATGGTGAGATTGTTATTATTCATGATGAGACGATTGACCGCGTAAGTAATGGAAGTGGATACGTTAAGGACTATACGCTTAATGCGTTGAAAAAGTTTAATTTCAATCAACGATTTCCAGAATATGGAAAGGTGTCGATTTTGACCCTTGAGCAGGTATATGCATTTATAAAAAACACACGCATGTATATAAATGTAGAATTAAAGAACAATCACATCCCATACCAGGGCTTAGAAGAAAAAGTTATCCAACTAACTCAGGCAATGGGAATGCAAGAGCGTGTACTTTATTCGTCGTTCAATCATCAATCGATGAATAAAATAAAAGCACTGGATAAAAAAGCGAAGGTAGCCTATTTATATACAAAAGATATTATTCCGGCATGTGACTTTAATGAAGAGCAAAGTGAAATAATCCTACATGTATTGCCGATGCATTTAAAGCATCACGGATTCTTAGAAGCTTGTCATAAGAGTAAGATTAAAGTGCAGGTGTGGAATATTAATACAGAAGATGATCTTCGCTGGGTTAAAACATTAGGTGTTGAAGGGGTCATTACAAATAGTGTGATACGGGCAACGACTATTTTTAATCAAAGTTAA
- the csrA gene encoding carbon storage regulator CsrA → MLALTRKVGESIIIGDDVEITVLAVHGDQIKIGIDAPRSVAIHRKEVYLQIQEENQAAAATSEAGALAFKDFIKKKS, encoded by the coding sequence ATGTTAGCCTTGACGAGAAAAGTTGGAGAATCAATAATTATTGGTGATGATGTTGAAATAACGGTTTTGGCAGTACATGGAGATCAGATAAAAATAGGTATTGATGCACCGCGAAGTGTAGCTATTCATCGGAAAGAAGTGTATCTGCAAATCCAAGAAGAAAACCAAGCTGCAGCAGCCACTTCAGAGGCGGGAGCACTTGCGTTTAAGGACTTTATAAAGAAAAAATCATAA
- a CDS encoding LicD family protein, whose protein sequence is MIELTQEQLKKLQQIELEMLLEVDRICKKHSIKYTMIAGTMLGAVRHGGFIPWDDDADIGMLREEYERFREICKTELNTNYYYFQDYRNTKGYRWGYGKIRRKDTVFMRDGQEHMPYEQGVFIDIFPMDNIPDKYWVRWIHDKLCFSIRKILWSEVGKKTDKKWLNRMVFKGLNRIPEQSIKKALYAFEKKSNAKKTKYVRMLMFPSPNKVYGYKREWYQQLAAYNFEGHKLYGIKEADAYLTFTYGDYMQQPPVKDRKIHPVSEIQL, encoded by the coding sequence ATGATTGAATTGACACAAGAACAATTAAAGAAACTTCAGCAGATAGAATTAGAGATGCTTCTTGAAGTGGATCGTATATGTAAAAAACATTCAATAAAATATACAATGATTGCCGGAACGATGTTAGGAGCCGTTCGCCATGGAGGTTTTATACCTTGGGATGACGACGCTGACATCGGTATGTTGCGTGAAGAATATGAACGCTTTAGAGAAATATGCAAAACAGAATTAAACACAAACTACTATTATTTTCAAGATTATAGAAATACTAAAGGCTATCGATGGGGCTATGGTAAAATTCGAAGAAAAGATACTGTGTTTATGCGAGACGGACAAGAACACATGCCCTATGAGCAAGGTGTGTTTATTGATATATTTCCCATGGATAATATACCGGACAAATATTGGGTTCGATGGATTCATGATAAGTTATGCTTTTCTATACGCAAGATACTTTGGTCAGAGGTTGGAAAGAAAACGGATAAAAAATGGTTGAATCGAATGGTTTTTAAGGGATTAAATCGGATTCCTGAACAATCTATTAAGAAGGCTTTATATGCGTTTGAGAAAAAGAGTAATGCTAAAAAGACAAAATATGTTCGGATGCTTATGTTTCCTTCTCCGAATAAAGTCTATGGATATAAGCGTGAATGGTATCAACAGTTAGCAGCATATAATTTTGAAGGACACAAATTATATGGCATAAAAGAGGCGGATGCCTATCTCACATTTACATATGGAGACTATATGCAACAACCACCCGTTAAGGACCGAAAAATACATCCGGTATCAGAAATACAATTGTAG